The Microbacterium sp. zg-Y1090 sequence CGGGCGGTCGCCGAGGCGCTGCGCGACGCGCAATCGGCTGCGGACGACGTGCGCGTCGCGCTCGCGGAGCCTGTCGCCACTGCGCGTCTCATCGCCTGGCTGCCTCTGGTCGCCGTCGCCCTCGGCGCCGCCCTCGGCTTCGACGCCGTCGGGGTCGTCTTCACGCAGCCGCTCGGGGCGGCCGCCGTCGTGGCGGGCTTGCTGCTCATGCTCGCGGCGCATCGGTGGACCGCACGGCTGGTCTCCCGTGCACAGGCGCCGCCCGGTGTCCCCGGCCTCGATGCGGAGCTGTTCGCCGTCGCACTCGCCGGCGGGGCATCGATCCCGCGCGCCCGGGAGCTGGTCACCGCCACCGGGATCGCCGCAGAGCCGGGGACCCACGCCGTGCTGGCCCTGTCGCGCACCGCGGGCGCTCCGGCGGTGGAACTGCTGCGCGCGGCCGCCGCGCATGCCCGCCACCGGTCCCGCGTCGACGGACGACTGCGGGCCGCGCGACTGTCGGCCCGGCTGCTGCTGCCGCTCGGCATCTGCACCCTGCCGGCCTTCCTGCTGCTCGGGGTCGCCCCGATGATCCTCGGCGTGCTGGCCGCCACGCCGCTCTCGCTCTGACCCGTGCCCGACCGACACCACATGACAAGGAGCATCATGACCCGAAGAACATCCGCCCCGATCCCCGTCCTCACACGCGGCCGCGCGGCGCGGCTGCTCGCCGACGAGACCGGCGCCGCGACAGCGGAGTACGCCGTCGCCACCATGGCCGCTGTCGCTTTCGCGGGCCTGCTGGTGGTGATCATGCGCTCCGACGAGGTGCGCGGCATCCTCACCGATCTCGTGCGCCGCGCACTCACGGTGGCCTGATGAACCGCCGCCGGTGGGACGACCGAGGCTCGGCCTCCGCCGAGCTCGCGGTCGCCCTGCCTGCGGTGGTCGTCGTCTGCGCTCTTCTGCTCGGAGCGCTCACGGCCGCGTCGCGTCAGGTTCGCCTCGAGCAGGGCGCGGCGCAGGGCGCACGGCTGGCGGCGCGGGGTGAGGGTGACGCACGCGTGCAGGATGCCGTGTCCCGCGCGGTCACCGGTGCCGCCGCGGCCATCGGCTCCGATGGCGACCTCGTATGCGTTACCGCCACCGCGCCGGCGGGCCTGCCCCTGCCGCTCGGTGAGCTGCGTGCGACCGCGTGCGCCGTGGGCGAGGCCCGCTGATGCCCGGGACGGTCGCCGTCGTCGGCGTGCTCGCATCCAGCATGCTGCTGGGCGCCTCGCTGCTGGCCGTCGGATCGGCCGCGGTGTGGAGTCAGCGACTGTCGGGCGCCGCCGACGCCGCCGCGCTCGCGGCCGCCGACGCGGCATCCGGTGCCGTCGCAGGCGTGCCGTGCGAGCGCGCCGCGCAGGTCGCCGCGACCGTGGGGGCACAGGTGCTCGCGTGCGAGCTCGACGGCCTCGTGGCCACCGTCACCCTGGGGGCGACGTACGGGGCCATGCCCGTTGCGGTGGCCGCTCGTGCAGGTCCGCCGCCGGCTCCGCCTCCCGTCGCGCCCTGACGCGCCGCGACCCCGCGGAGCAGGCGCGAGCGGAAGCGGTGGACCCGGCGGATCGACGTGACAGAGGGGTCGACGGGTGCTCTCGGCTTTCTCCAAGGGAGTGAAAAGCAGCGGTGCTTATCCTTTCGCACCGTTGAGTGAAGGCGCCGACCGTCCGCTGCGTCCGGTCGGCCTCGGGCGGTGCGGCGTGGGATGTCCGCCGCACTGCCACGCACGTTGGAAGGCAGTGATGAACCCGAACTTCTCTTTCCTTCGCGGCTTCCGCCGCCGCAAGCATGCCCTTCGCGCGTCCCTCGGCACGCTCGTCGCGGCCGCACTGGTCGTTGCGCCCGTGATCGCCGACCCCGCGCACGCGAAGGTGGATGACGCGGCCCCGGTGGGCGAGGCGCTGGCCGGCCCGAACACCGAGGTCACCTACATCGGCCACGGGGCGGGTCTGGACCTCAAGGGGTACCTGCCTCCGACGGACATCGTGCCCGACCCGCTGGCCGCGTATCCCGCTGGTCGGCCGGCAGGGTATGTCGACGAGTCGGCGTTCGCCGGTGTCCGCAAGGTCGCGTCCATCGACGACGAGTCGCTCATCGGCGAGACGTTCTGCATCAACCTGCGCATCATGACCGCGGTGGGCACCGGCTACGCGTCGGGGGCCTGGACGGAATCCAACGTCCCGAATCTCGGCTACGTCACCTACGTGCTCAACAACTATTACCCGTCGGTCGATGCGCCGGCCGGACTGACCCGCGACCAGCAGGCTGCGGC is a genomic window containing:
- a CDS encoding Rv3654c family TadE-like protein, producing the protein MPGTVAVVGVLASSMLLGASLLAVGSAAVWSQRLSGAADAAALAAADAASGAVAGVPCERAAQVAATVGAQVLACELDGLVATVTLGATYGAMPVAVAARAGPPPAPPPVAP
- a CDS encoding DUF4244 domain-containing protein, encoding MTRRTSAPIPVLTRGRAARLLADETGAATAEYAVATMAAVAFAGLLVVIMRSDEVRGILTDLVRRALTVA
- a CDS encoding TadE family type IV pilus minor pilin, which translates into the protein MNRRRWDDRGSASAELAVALPAVVVVCALLLGALTAASRQVRLEQGAAQGARLAARGEGDARVQDAVSRAVTGAAAAIGSDGDLVCVTATAPAGLPLPLGELRATACAVGEAR
- a CDS encoding type II secretion system F family protein; the encoded protein is MIWRRRRRPTIADEDAAAATVLQLAVLLQAGITPQRAWQHLAAAGDRVAADVCARVDDGAALPAAIASAGATWRHVADAWSVATTVGAPLAVSLRAVAEALRDAQSAADDVRVALAEPVATARLIAWLPLVAVALGAALGFDAVGVVFTQPLGAAAVVAGLLLMLAAHRWTARLVSRAQAPPGVPGLDAELFAVALAGGASIPRARELVTATGIAAEPGTHAVLALSRTAGAPAVELLRAAAAHARHRSRVDGRLRAARLSARLLLPLGICTLPAFLLLGVAPMILGVLAATPLSL